A genomic segment from Aegilops tauschii subsp. strangulata cultivar AL8/78 chromosome 1, Aet v6.0, whole genome shotgun sequence encodes:
- the LOC109771335 gene encoding protein CHLOROPLAST J-LIKE DOMAIN 1, chloroplastic isoform X2 has translation MAATSAAAATFVSPSSFGRRNIASSSFSYLQLRLTILPPRFAPLVARPTRFSAVAVLLRRGGCVLAAASAAGAGSPHFGSGENDNPYEILGISPLDGFDQVKMAYKWRRKNAENSGDAAYLLKLQNRKKGVAYGSVQVSKDIKYADNQPIVPWGPRYSRATAKDVQINMAISATFTTCILTMGHADWKPLQFLCFAYFYRILEKLKSTEPAITPVYNEYGEVEGRGIHMAKRVLRSLGLVVGSIFAASLGYTGVANFSQFLGHYIPSVVYNFQELIVTTASSVLLCILATYYR, from the exons ATGGCAgcaacgagcgcggcggcggccaCCTTTGTCTCCCCCTCCTCCTTCGGCCGCCGGAATATCGCATCTTCCTCCTTTTCCTATCTCCAACTGCGCCTCACAATCCTGCCTCCCCGGTTCGCTCCTCTCGTCGCGCGACCCACGAG GTTCTCTGCGGTGGCGGTGCTGTTGAGGCGCGGCGGATGTGTACTTGCAGCTGCATCGGCGGCAGGGGCAGGGAGCCCTCACTTCGGCAGTGGGGAGAATGATAACCCATACGAG ATTTTGGGCATCAGTCCGCTTGATGGGTTCGACCAGGTGAAGATGGCCTACAAATGGCGTCGAAAGAACGCCGAGAACAGTGGGGATGCTGCATACTTGTTGAAG CTGCAGAACCGGAAGAAAGGAGTGGCATATGGATCAGTCCAG GTGTCAAAGGACATCAAATATGCTGATAATCAACCAATAGTTCCCTGGGGACCTAg ATACTCTAGAGCCACTGCAAAGGACGTACAGATAAATATGGCAATATCAGCAACATTT ACCACGTGCATATTGACCATGGGCCATGCAGACTGGAAACCCTTGCAGTTTTTGTGTTTTGCTTATTTCTATCGAATACTTGAGAAACTGAAGTCTACCGAGCCAGCAATAACTCCTGTATACAAT GAGTATGGTGAGGTTGAAGGCCGAGGTATACATATGGCAAAGCGAGTGCTTCGTAGTTTGGGTTTGGTAGTTGGATCGATATTTGCTGCATCCCTG GGTTATACCGGAGTGGCCAATTTCTCCCAGTTTCTTGGTCACTATATTCCCTCTGTTGTTTATAACTTCCAG GAGTTGATTGTGACCACAGCTTCATCTGTTCTGCTTTGCATATTGGCTACATACTACCGATAG
- the LOC109771335 gene encoding protein CHLOROPLAST J-LIKE DOMAIN 1, chloroplastic isoform X3: protein MAATSAAAATFVSPSSFGRRNIASSSFSYLQLRLTILPPRFAPLVARPTRFSAVAVLLRRGGCVLAAASAAGAGSPHFGSGENDNPYEILGISPLDGFDQVKMAYKWRRKNAENSGDAAYLLKLGLFRFHLERAYDTVMMEQLQNRKKGVAYGSVQVSKDIKYADNQPIVPWGPRYSRATAKDVQINMAISATFTTCILTMGHADWKPLQFLCFAYFYRILEKLKSTEPAITPVYNEYGEVEGRGIHMAKRVLRSLGLVVGSIFAASLGYTGVANFSQFLGHYIPSVVYNFQELIVTTASSVLLCILATYYR from the exons ATGGCAgcaacgagcgcggcggcggccaCCTTTGTCTCCCCCTCCTCCTTCGGCCGCCGGAATATCGCATCTTCCTCCTTTTCCTATCTCCAACTGCGCCTCACAATCCTGCCTCCCCGGTTCGCTCCTCTCGTCGCGCGACCCACGAG GTTCTCTGCGGTGGCGGTGCTGTTGAGGCGCGGCGGATGTGTACTTGCAGCTGCATCGGCGGCAGGGGCAGGGAGCCCTCACTTCGGCAGTGGGGAGAATGATAACCCATACGAG ATTTTGGGCATCAGTCCGCTTGATGGGTTCGACCAGGTGAAGATGGCCTACAAATGGCGTCGAAAGAACGCCGAGAACAGTGGGGATGCTGCATACTTGTTGAAG TTGGGGCTCTTTCGATTTCATTTGGAGAGGGCTTATGATACGGTCATGATGGAACAGCTGCAGAACCGGAAGAAAGGAGTGGCATATGGATCAGTCCAG GTGTCAAAGGACATCAAATATGCTGATAATCAACCAATAGTTCCCTGGGGACCTAg ATACTCTAGAGCCACTGCAAAGGACGTACAGATAAATATGGCAATATCAGCAACATTT ACCACGTGCATATTGACCATGGGCCATGCAGACTGGAAACCCTTGCAGTTTTTGTGTTTTGCTTATTTCTATCGAATACTTGAGAAACTGAAGTCTACCGAGCCAGCAATAACTCCTGTATACAAT GAGTATGGTGAGGTTGAAGGCCGAGGTATACATATGGCAAAGCGAGTGCTTCGTAGTTTGGGTTTGGTAGTTGGATCGATATTTGCTGCATCCCTG GGTTATACCGGAGTGGCCAATTTCTCCCAGTTTCTTGGTCACTATATTCCCTCTGTTGTTTATAACTTCCAG GAGTTGATTGTGACCACAGCTTCATCTGTTCTGCTTTGCATATTGGCTACATACTACCGATAG
- the LOC109771335 gene encoding protein CHLOROPLAST J-LIKE DOMAIN 1, chloroplastic isoform X1: MAATSAAAATFVSPSSFGRRNIASSSFSYLQLRLTILPPRFAPLVARPTRFSAVAVLLRRGGCVLAAASAAGAGSPHFGSGENDNPYEILGISPLDGFDQVKMAYKWRRKNAENSGDAAYLLKLQNRKKGVAYGSVQVSKDIKYADNQPIVPWGPRYSRATAKDVQINMAISATFTTCILTMGHADWKPLQFLCFAYFYRILEKLKSTEPAITPVYNEYGEVEGRGIHMAKRVLRSLGLVVGSIFAASLGYTGVANFSQFLGHYIPSVVYNFQVQYAWRYVCIVARNGFNFLRWIRSINFIMPNLSIFVLGV; this comes from the exons ATGGCAgcaacgagcgcggcggcggccaCCTTTGTCTCCCCCTCCTCCTTCGGCCGCCGGAATATCGCATCTTCCTCCTTTTCCTATCTCCAACTGCGCCTCACAATCCTGCCTCCCCGGTTCGCTCCTCTCGTCGCGCGACCCACGAG GTTCTCTGCGGTGGCGGTGCTGTTGAGGCGCGGCGGATGTGTACTTGCAGCTGCATCGGCGGCAGGGGCAGGGAGCCCTCACTTCGGCAGTGGGGAGAATGATAACCCATACGAG ATTTTGGGCATCAGTCCGCTTGATGGGTTCGACCAGGTGAAGATGGCCTACAAATGGCGTCGAAAGAACGCCGAGAACAGTGGGGATGCTGCATACTTGTTGAAG CTGCAGAACCGGAAGAAAGGAGTGGCATATGGATCAGTCCAG GTGTCAAAGGACATCAAATATGCTGATAATCAACCAATAGTTCCCTGGGGACCTAg ATACTCTAGAGCCACTGCAAAGGACGTACAGATAAATATGGCAATATCAGCAACATTT ACCACGTGCATATTGACCATGGGCCATGCAGACTGGAAACCCTTGCAGTTTTTGTGTTTTGCTTATTTCTATCGAATACTTGAGAAACTGAAGTCTACCGAGCCAGCAATAACTCCTGTATACAAT GAGTATGGTGAGGTTGAAGGCCGAGGTATACATATGGCAAAGCGAGTGCTTCGTAGTTTGGGTTTGGTAGTTGGATCGATATTTGCTGCATCCCTG GGTTATACCGGAGTGGCCAATTTCTCCCAGTTTCTTGGTCACTATATTCCCTCTGTTGTTTATAACTTCCAGGTACAGTATGCATGGCGATATGTGTGTATTGTTGCTCGGAATGGTTTTAATTTTTTACGATGGATTAGAAGTATCAATTTTATTATGCCAAACTTGTCGATATTTGTTCTTGGAGTTTAA